One genomic region from Cellulomonas hominis encodes:
- a CDS encoding phosphoribosylaminoimidazolesuccinocarboxamide synthase codes for MTAPALPGWTHTYSGKVRDLYVPDTTQAAGAAVAERHGDVVLVVASDRVSAYDHVLEPGIPGKGVVLTQLSLWWFAQLADVVPNHVVSAEGPDVPAEVAGRAMVCRRLDMFPVECVARGYLTGSGLAEYRSAGAVTGIPLPEGLVDGSRLPEPIFTPATKAEVGEHDENVTLDQVAATLGRERAEQLRDLTLAVYGRAERLARERGVVLADTKLEFGLDADGVVTLGDEVLTPDSSRFWPADAWQPGRAQPSFDKQFVRDWLTSAASGWDRAGDVPPPPLPADVVARTRDRYREAYERLTGTALAL; via the coding sequence ATGACCGCACCCGCGCTGCCCGGCTGGACGCACACCTACTCCGGCAAGGTCCGCGACCTGTACGTCCCGGACACGACCCAGGCGGCCGGCGCGGCCGTGGCCGAGCGGCACGGGGACGTCGTGCTGGTCGTCGCCAGCGACCGGGTGAGCGCGTACGACCACGTGCTCGAGCCCGGCATCCCCGGCAAGGGCGTGGTGCTGACGCAGCTGAGCCTGTGGTGGTTCGCGCAGCTGGCCGACGTGGTGCCGAACCACGTCGTGTCGGCGGAGGGCCCGGACGTGCCCGCCGAGGTCGCGGGCCGGGCGATGGTCTGCCGGCGCCTGGACATGTTCCCGGTGGAGTGCGTCGCGCGCGGCTACCTCACGGGCTCCGGCCTGGCGGAGTACCGCTCCGCCGGCGCGGTGACCGGGATCCCGCTGCCGGAGGGGCTGGTGGACGGCTCCCGGCTGCCCGAGCCGATCTTCACCCCGGCGACGAAGGCCGAGGTCGGCGAGCACGACGAGAACGTGACGCTGGACCAGGTCGCGGCGACGCTCGGGCGCGAGCGGGCGGAGCAGCTGCGGGACCTCACGCTCGCCGTCTACGGGCGGGCGGAGCGGCTGGCGCGCGAGCGCGGGGTGGTGCTGGCCGACACCAAGCTGGAGTTCGGCCTGGACGCCGACGGCGTCGTGACCCTGGGCGACGAGGTGCTGACGCCGGACTCGTCGCGGTTCTGGCCGGCGGACGCCTGGCAGCCGGGGCGGGCGCAGCCGAGCTTCGACAAGCAGTTCGTCCGCGACTGGCTGACGTCGGCCGCCTCCGGCTGGGACCGGGCCGGCGACGTGCCGCCCCCGCCGCTGCCGGCCGACGTGGTCGCGCGGACCCGGGACCGGTACCGGGAGGCGTACGAGCGGCTGACCGGGACGGCCCTCGCCCTCTGA
- a CDS encoding iron-siderophore ABC transporter substrate-binding protein encodes MHARTTSPRPGARRGLAAVAALGAAALLLTACSSDDAADDAPAAGGDETAAADDAFPVTIESSLGEATIEAKPERVVALGWGAADIAFSLGTTPVGIESDDWAGDEDGYQPWFRAAVEDAGEELPETITMYPELDVEAIIALEPDLILATQSGIDQATFDQLSDFAPVVAYPGQAWATPVEDQITIAAQALGVPDQAAGLIDGIQAEYDAVAEAHPEWADITYAYVYGGDQAGSLGVYMPGDTRVALLSSLGLELAPSAAGLEPDPGSFYATLGLENADQLDDVELLFTWFNDEDEQAATEAQPLWQQMPAFQSGAYLPMLDRQLGMAVTVATPLSVPYALDAYVPQIEEVVAKVAG; translated from the coding sequence GTGCACGCTCGCACGACCTCGCCGCGCCCGGGCGCCCGCCGCGGCCTGGCCGCCGTCGCCGCGCTCGGCGCCGCCGCCCTGCTGCTGACCGCCTGCTCGAGCGACGACGCCGCGGACGACGCCCCGGCCGCCGGCGGCGACGAGACCGCCGCCGCGGACGACGCCTTCCCCGTCACCATCGAGTCCAGCCTCGGCGAGGCCACCATCGAGGCGAAGCCGGAGCGCGTCGTCGCGCTCGGCTGGGGCGCGGCGGACATCGCGTTCTCGCTGGGCACGACGCCGGTCGGCATCGAGAGCGACGACTGGGCGGGCGACGAGGACGGCTACCAGCCGTGGTTCCGCGCCGCCGTCGAGGACGCGGGCGAGGAGCTGCCCGAGACCATCACGATGTACCCGGAGCTCGACGTCGAGGCGATCATCGCGCTCGAGCCCGACCTGATCCTCGCCACGCAGTCCGGTATCGACCAGGCGACCTTCGACCAGCTGTCCGACTTCGCGCCGGTCGTGGCCTACCCGGGCCAGGCCTGGGCGACCCCGGTCGAGGACCAGATCACGATCGCCGCGCAGGCGCTGGGCGTGCCGGACCAGGCGGCCGGGCTCATCGACGGCATCCAGGCCGAGTACGACGCGGTGGCCGAGGCGCACCCGGAGTGGGCGGACATCACCTACGCGTACGTGTACGGCGGCGACCAGGCGGGCTCCCTCGGCGTGTACATGCCGGGCGACACCCGCGTGGCGCTGCTGTCCAGCCTCGGCCTGGAGCTCGCGCCGTCCGCGGCCGGGCTCGAGCCGGACCCCGGCTCGTTCTACGCGACCCTCGGCCTGGAGAACGCCGACCAGCTCGACGACGTCGAGCTGCTGTTCACCTGGTTCAACGACGAGGACGAGCAGGCCGCCACCGAGGCGCAGCCGCTGTGGCAGCAGATGCCGGCGTTCCAGTCGGGCGCGTACCTGCCGATGCTCGACCGGCAGCTCGGCATGGCCGTCACCGTCGCGACCCCGCTGAGCGTGCCCTACGCCCTGGACGCGTACGTCCCGCAGATCGAGGAGGTCGTCGCGAAGGTCGCCGGCTGA
- a CDS encoding FecCD family ABC transporter permease, whose amino-acid sequence MTATVTAPRAPRTTARGSRSRAWLLAGGLVLALGLLVLACGLSVAVGSKSVPLGEVWSAWLHPDDGYTSAVVQSRLSRTALGLLAGAALAVSGAVIQGLTRNPLGDPGLLGVNAGASASVVVVTALAGGTAGRSVWAAIPGAVLATVAVYVIGSGGPRGKATPVRLVLAGAAIAAVLMALVQAITLANTEVFTTYRFWVIGSLAGRPEDTAGLVLPYVLAGLALALLLARGLNALALGDESATALGLNAGRTRALAGVAATLLAAAAVAAVGPVAFVGLAVPLVVRSFTGSDHRWLIPYAAVLGPVLLLGADVVGRVVARPGELMVGVVTAFVGAPFLVVAVRRGRIGL is encoded by the coding sequence GTGACCGCGACCGTCACCGCACCGCGAGCCCCGCGCACCACCGCGCGGGGCTCGCGGTCGCGCGCGTGGCTGCTGGCCGGCGGCCTGGTGCTGGCGCTCGGGCTGCTCGTGCTCGCCTGCGGGCTGAGCGTCGCCGTCGGCTCCAAATCCGTCCCGCTGGGCGAGGTGTGGTCCGCGTGGCTGCACCCGGACGACGGGTACACCTCGGCCGTCGTGCAGTCCCGGCTGTCCCGGACGGCGCTCGGGCTCCTCGCGGGCGCGGCGCTCGCGGTGTCGGGCGCGGTGATCCAGGGGCTCACCCGGAACCCGCTGGGGGATCCCGGGCTGCTCGGGGTGAACGCCGGTGCGTCCGCGTCGGTCGTCGTCGTCACCGCGCTCGCGGGCGGGACGGCCGGGCGGTCGGTGTGGGCGGCGATCCCCGGGGCGGTGCTGGCCACCGTGGCCGTCTACGTCATCGGCTCGGGAGGACCCCGCGGCAAGGCGACGCCCGTGCGGCTGGTGCTGGCCGGCGCGGCGATCGCCGCGGTGCTCATGGCGCTGGTGCAGGCGATCACGCTCGCGAACACCGAGGTGTTCACGACCTACCGGTTCTGGGTCATCGGCTCGCTGGCCGGGCGGCCCGAGGACACCGCGGGCCTGGTGCTGCCGTACGTCCTGGCCGGGCTGGCGCTGGCGCTGCTGCTCGCGCGCGGCCTCAACGCCCTGGCCCTCGGCGACGAGTCCGCGACGGCCCTCGGGCTGAACGCCGGGCGGACCCGGGCGCTCGCCGGGGTCGCGGCCACGCTGCTGGCCGCGGCGGCGGTCGCGGCGGTCGGCCCCGTCGCGTTCGTCGGGCTGGCGGTGCCGCTGGTCGTGCGGTCCTTCACCGGCTCCGACCACCGGTGGCTGATCCCGTACGCCGCGGTGCTCGGGCCGGTGCTGCTGCTCGGCGCGGACGTCGTCGGGCGGGTCGTCGCGCGGCCGGGGGAGCTCATGGTCGGCGTGGTGACCGCGTTCGTCGGGGCCCCGTTCCTCGTCGTCGCGGTGCGCCGGGGGAGGATCGGCCTGTGA
- a CDS encoding FecCD family ABC transporter permease — translation MSAPALGRTAGADRTAPARRPAIRVNRRAVVVCLGALLATAVLALVTIAVGELGITPAELPAVLAGEGSRAQEWVLWSNRAPRIGVAALAGAAFGVAGSLFQSVTRNPLGSPDVIGLGAGAAAGAAAATLVWPGVLPAPVGALLGAGLAVGAVLLGAGRGVRAPFRMVVVGIAIGAMSLAFVQLALARATAEEAQQVAAWLNGSLLSRNAGHVATIGVALVVLLPCALALTRRLQLVEMGDDAATALGVDPGRTRTLAIAVGVALTAAAVSVCGPVAFIALTAPQIARRLTGSTGPGMAAAACTGAVLLVGADLLAQHAPWGVQYPVGVLTALLGGTYLAYLLVREWRKGTA, via the coding sequence GTGAGCGCCCCCGCCCTCGGACGCACCGCCGGCGCCGACCGCACCGCCCCGGCCCGGCGGCCCGCGATCCGCGTGAACCGGCGCGCCGTCGTGGTGTGCCTCGGCGCGCTGCTCGCGACGGCGGTCCTGGCCCTCGTGACGATCGCCGTCGGCGAGCTCGGCATCACCCCCGCGGAGCTGCCGGCGGTGCTCGCGGGCGAGGGGTCGAGGGCGCAGGAGTGGGTGCTCTGGTCGAACCGCGCGCCCCGGATCGGGGTCGCGGCGCTCGCGGGCGCGGCGTTCGGCGTCGCGGGGTCGCTGTTCCAGAGCGTGACGCGCAACCCGCTCGGCAGCCCCGACGTCATCGGGCTCGGGGCGGGCGCGGCCGCCGGGGCCGCCGCGGCCACGCTGGTCTGGCCGGGCGTGCTGCCCGCGCCCGTGGGCGCGCTGCTCGGCGCCGGCCTCGCGGTGGGCGCGGTGCTGCTCGGGGCCGGGCGCGGGGTGCGCGCGCCGTTCCGGATGGTCGTGGTCGGCATCGCGATCGGCGCGATGAGCCTGGCGTTCGTCCAGCTCGCGCTGGCGCGGGCCACGGCCGAGGAGGCGCAGCAGGTCGCCGCCTGGTTGAACGGCAGCCTGCTGTCCCGGAACGCCGGCCACGTGGCGACCATCGGCGTGGCCCTGGTCGTGCTGCTGCCGTGCGCGCTCGCGCTGACCCGGCGGCTGCAGCTCGTCGAGATGGGCGACGACGCCGCCACCGCCCTGGGGGTCGACCCCGGCCGGACCCGGACGCTGGCGATCGCCGTGGGCGTCGCGCTGACGGCCGCCGCCGTGAGCGTGTGCGGGCCGGTGGCGTTCATCGCGCTGACCGCGCCGCAGATCGCGCGGCGGCTGACCGGCTCGACCGGGCCGGGGATGGCCGCCGCCGCGTGCACCGGGGCCGTGCTGCTGGTCGGCGCGGACCTGCTGGCCCAGCACGCGCCGTGGGGGGTGCAGTACCCCGTCGGCGTGCTGACGGCCCTGCTCGGCGGCACGTACCTCGCGTACCTCCTGGTGCGCGAGTGGAGGAAGGGAACCGCATGA
- a CDS encoding ABC transporter ATP-binding protein → MTDAPLATEGVTLAYDRLVVAEDLTVAVPAGSFTVIIGPNGCGKSTLLRALARTLKPRSGRVLLDGAPMDALRTKAIARRLALLPQSPIAPEAITVADLVARGRYPHQGLLRQWSPEDARAVDAAMAATEVIDLRDRYVSDLSGGQRQRAWLAMALAQETDLLLLDEPTTFLDIAHQFEVMDLCARLHEEGRTLVAVLHDLNQAARYGSHVIAMKAGRVVAEGAPEDVVTEALVRDVFGLAARVLPDPETGTPMVVPARRDAHVRHGADRG, encoded by the coding sequence ATGACCGACGCGCCGCTCGCCACCGAGGGGGTGACGCTCGCCTACGACCGGCTGGTCGTGGCCGAGGACCTCACGGTGGCCGTGCCCGCGGGCTCGTTCACCGTCATCATCGGGCCGAACGGCTGCGGCAAGTCGACGCTGCTGCGCGCGCTCGCCCGCACCCTGAAGCCGCGGTCCGGCCGGGTGCTGCTGGACGGCGCCCCGATGGACGCCCTGCGGACCAAGGCCATCGCCCGCCGGCTCGCGCTGCTGCCGCAGAGCCCGATCGCCCCCGAGGCGATCACGGTCGCCGACCTCGTCGCCCGCGGCCGGTACCCGCACCAGGGCCTGCTCCGGCAGTGGTCGCCCGAGGACGCCCGGGCGGTGGACGCCGCGATGGCCGCCACCGAGGTCATCGACCTGCGGGACCGGTACGTGTCCGACCTGTCCGGCGGGCAGCGGCAGCGCGCCTGGCTCGCGATGGCGCTCGCGCAGGAGACCGACCTGCTGCTGCTCGACGAGCCGACGACGTTCCTCGACATCGCGCACCAGTTCGAGGTCATGGACCTGTGCGCCCGGCTGCACGAGGAGGGCCGGACGCTCGTCGCCGTGCTGCACGACCTCAACCAGGCCGCCCGGTACGGCTCGCACGTGATCGCGATGAAGGCCGGCCGGGTCGTCGCCGAGGGCGCGCCCGAGGACGTCGTGACCGAGGCGCTGGTCCGGGACGTGTTCGGCCTCGCGGCCCGCGTGCTGCCGGACCCGGAGACCGGGACGCCGATGGTCGTGCCGGCGCGGCGGGACGCGCACGTGCGGCACGGGGCCGACCGGGGCTGA
- a CDS encoding LacI family DNA-binding transcriptional regulator, whose protein sequence is MPTPARKAPVIADVARVAGVSVPTVSRVLTGSVPVSPERRERVLAAIRELGFRPNGAARALVRGQQSMVAVLTSNTTRYGYGMTLQGIEEAARQSGYLVVISVVETPDRATVAAAVDSMLGQPMAGAVVLEYDQAGVAALAAMPPWLPVVAAAPMPDGGGTPAVPHAYMDDHAAAAQATRYLLDLGHRTVHHVGIPSTGGPSARTLGWREALDAAGAPVPAVVAADWAPTSGYDAGLALAEEPDVTAVLCGNDEIAMGVMKALADRGRRVPDDVSVIGFDDHPLAQLWSPSLTTVRQDFAALGRQAFALLTASMQDGPPPRSITSRPELVLRGTSGPPPR, encoded by the coding sequence GTGCCGACACCTGCCCGGAAGGCCCCCGTCATCGCGGACGTGGCCCGCGTCGCCGGCGTGTCCGTGCCGACGGTCTCCCGCGTCCTGACCGGCTCCGTGCCCGTGAGCCCCGAGCGCCGGGAGCGGGTGCTCGCCGCGATCCGCGAGCTCGGCTTCCGCCCGAACGGCGCCGCGCGGGCCCTGGTCCGCGGGCAGCAGTCGATGGTCGCCGTGCTGACCAGCAACACCACGCGCTACGGCTACGGCATGACGCTGCAGGGCATCGAGGAGGCCGCCCGGCAGTCCGGCTACCTCGTGGTCATCTCCGTGGTGGAGACCCCGGACCGCGCGACCGTCGCGGCGGCCGTGGACTCCATGCTCGGCCAGCCGATGGCCGGCGCGGTCGTGCTCGAGTACGACCAGGCCGGGGTCGCGGCCCTCGCGGCGATGCCCCCGTGGCTGCCCGTGGTGGCGGCCGCCCCGATGCCCGACGGCGGCGGGACCCCCGCGGTGCCGCACGCCTACATGGACGACCACGCGGCCGCCGCGCAGGCCACCCGCTACCTGCTCGACCTCGGTCACCGCACCGTGCACCACGTCGGCATCCCGTCGACCGGGGGCCCCAGCGCCCGGACGCTGGGCTGGCGCGAGGCCCTCGACGCGGCGGGCGCCCCGGTCCCGGCGGTGGTGGCGGCCGACTGGGCGCCGACGTCCGGGTACGACGCCGGCCTTGCCCTGGCCGAGGAGCCGGACGTCACCGCGGTGCTCTGCGGCAACGACGAGATCGCGATGGGCGTGATGAAGGCGCTCGCCGACCGCGGGCGCCGGGTGCCGGACGACGTCTCGGTGATCGGCTTCGACGACCACCCCCTGGCGCAGCTCTGGTCGCCGTCGCTGACGACGGTCCGCCAGGACTTCGCCGCGCTGGGCCGGCAGGCCTTCGCGCTGCTGACGGCGTCGATGCAGGACGGACCGCCGCCCCGGTCGATCACGTCCCGGCCGGAGCTCGTGCTGCGCGGCACCTCGGGACCGCCCCCGCGCTGA